One genomic window of Candidatus Nitrospira nitrosa includes the following:
- a CDS encoding saccharopine dehydrogenase family protein, giving the protein MNRVLVLGAGKIGSLIACLLNQSGRYEVHLGDMTLEAPTHLVDSLKLERVTPCLLDVRHPDAVSTYLSTHRFDAILSSLPYFCNPTVAGLALTHHLHYFDLTEDVEVTNQIKVLSAGATQAFMPQCGLAPGFISIVAHELMTHFDTLDTVKMRVGALPVHPSNALKYSLTWSTDGLINEYGNVCYGIEEGEKVPLQPLEGYETIELDGLLYEAFNTSGGLGTLADSYTGKVRTMNYKTLRYPGHCDKIHLLMKDLKLNEDRDTLKRVLERAVPQTLQDVVLIYASVTGTNKDGFFEENYVKKVYPQCIKGKLWSAIQVTTASSVCCVVDLVLNRPEQYHGFITQESVLLRDFLDNELGGCFR; this is encoded by the coding sequence ATGAATCGTGTGCTGGTGCTCGGGGCCGGAAAAATCGGCTCTCTCATCGCTTGCCTTCTTAATCAATCCGGTCGGTACGAAGTCCATCTCGGCGACATGACCTTGGAGGCGCCGACCCATCTCGTCGACAGTCTCAAGTTGGAGCGGGTGACGCCGTGCCTGCTGGATGTACGACATCCGGATGCAGTCAGCACCTATCTTTCAACCCATCGGTTTGATGCGATTCTCTCGAGTCTCCCCTATTTTTGTAATCCCACGGTCGCCGGCCTGGCGTTGACTCACCATCTGCATTATTTCGACCTCACAGAAGACGTCGAGGTCACCAACCAGATCAAAGTCCTGAGCGCTGGAGCCACCCAGGCCTTTATGCCGCAATGCGGTCTGGCCCCGGGGTTCATCAGTATCGTGGCACACGAGCTCATGACGCATTTTGATACGTTGGACACGGTCAAGATGCGCGTCGGCGCGCTGCCGGTCCATCCCAGCAATGCCCTAAAGTATTCGCTGACCTGGTCGACGGATGGACTGATCAACGAATACGGCAATGTCTGTTACGGCATCGAAGAAGGTGAAAAAGTCCCGCTTCAGCCGCTCGAAGGGTATGAAACGATCGAACTGGACGGCCTGCTCTATGAAGCGTTCAATACCTCAGGCGGACTCGGTACATTGGCCGATAGTTATACCGGCAAAGTCCGCACGATGAATTACAAGACACTCCGCTACCCGGGCCACTGCGACAAGATCCATCTGTTGATGAAGGACCTCAAGCTCAATGAAGACCGAGACACCTTGAAACGTGTGCTTGAACGGGCCGTGCCTCAGACCCTGCAAGATGTCGTATTGATCTATGCGTCGGTCACCGGCACGAACAAGGATGGGTTTTTCGAAGAAAACTACGTGAAGAAAGTATACCCGCAATGCATCAAGGGCAAGCTCTGGTCGGCCATCCAAGTGACGACCGCGTCCAGCGTCTGTTGCGTCGTGGACCTTGTGTTGAACCGTCCTGAGCAGTACCATGGATTCATCACTCAGGAATCCGTCTTATTACGAGACTTCTTGGACAACGAATTGGGAGGTTGCTTTCGATGA